The following coding sequences lie in one Phaenicophaeus curvirostris isolate KB17595 chromosome 5, BPBGC_Pcur_1.0, whole genome shotgun sequence genomic window:
- the VASH1 gene encoding tubulinyl-Tyr carboxypeptidase 1 translates to MPLPGGGGAARRPPTGEVAAAAARDEEQQEEEGEEDLRDGGVPFFVNRGGLPVDEPTWERMWRHVGRIHPDGERVARSIRGAADLPKIPIPSVPAFQPSTPIPERLEAVQRYIRELQYNHTGTQFFEIKKSRPLTGLMDLAKEMTKEALPIKCLEAVILGIYLTNNMTTLDRFPISFKTHFSGNYFRHIVLGVNFGGRYGALGISRREELMYKAPVFRTLSELIFDFEEAYRRCWHTLKKVKLGHCVSHDPHSVEQIEWKHSILDLDKLTREDFRKELERHARDMRLKIGKGTGPPSPTKDRKKDVSSPQRGQASPHRRNSRGDRRPSGEKKPADSKAVPDLNGYQIRV, encoded by the exons ATGCCGCtgccggggggcggcggggccgccaGGCGCCCCCCGACCGGCgaggtggcggcggcggcggcgcgggacgaggagcagcaggaggaggagggcgagGAGGATCTCCGCGACGGCGGCGTCCCCTTCTTCGTGAACCGCGGGGGGCTGCCCGTGGACGAGCCCACCTGGGAGCGGATGTGGCGGCACGTGGGCAGGATCCACCCCGACGGGGAGCGGGTGGCGCGGAGCATCCGGGGCGCCGCCGACCTGCCCAAG ATTCCCATACCAAGTGTGCCTGCGTTCCAGCCATCCACCCCTATCCCTGAGCGCCTGGAAGCTGTACAGCGCTACATCAGGGAGCTTCA GTACAATCACACTGGGACACAATTTTTTGAGATTAAGAAGAGCAGACCTCTGACTGG GCTGATGGACCTGGCCAAAGAAATGACCAAAGAGGCCCTGCCAATAAAATGCCTGGAAGCTGTGATCCTGGGAAT TTACCTCACCAACAACATGACCACGCTGGACCGTTTCCCCATCAGCTTCAAAACCCACTTCTCAGGGAACTACTTCCGACACATTGTGCTGGGGGTGAACTTTGGAGGGCGCTATGGGGCACTGGGCATCAGCCGACGTGAGGAGCTCATGTACAAAGCACCCGTCTTCCGCACACTGAGCGAACTCATCTTTGACTTCGAGGAGGCGTATCGTCGCTGCTGGCACACTCTTAAAAAGGTGAAGCTGGGCCACTGTGTGTCCCATGACCCACACAGCGTGGAGCAAATTGAGTGGAAGCACTCCATCCTGGATCTAGACAAGCTAACCCGGGAAGACTTCCGCAAGGAGCTTGAGAGACATGCCCGTGACATGAGGCTAAAG ATTGGCAAAGGAACTGGGCCACCATCTCCCACcaaggacagaaagaaagatgtCTCCTCCCCGCAAAGAGGTCAGGCCAGCCCTCATCGGCGCAACAGCCGCGGGGACAGACG GCCATCTGGTGAGAAGAAGCCTGCGGATTCCAAAGCCGTGCCAGACCTCAATGGGTACCAGATCCGGGTGTGA